In Daphnia pulicaria isolate SC F1-1A chromosome 5, SC_F0-13Bv2, whole genome shotgun sequence, a single genomic region encodes these proteins:
- the LOC124341205 gene encoding centromere protein L-like: MSRRKSSILLPFNLNATKTVNQTDENATALRTTIKTPQFKTPANRRRRTVVEIVEPELDENDLEEFEDLKRKMWSVYRVSDLNSFDHTKPTTFPRYGRILSRYLVSSFSTQAVTLQAKFVLKPDIQGFDQEDLPVHIKVEDVQLSQPRLVYEGLLLSARKSEESKADGVVHLPVLLARGPLSVRDKVHHCLSAVFSSSINEVSFPTDDMHWMIAAWSGFINESRNNKEVSFMYGIPSRTDTIQCQYSVNFIKDLWSCIHDMDNRDVELSEVKRFYSSLIKHTANTVGLNLTNAPLIMYKTPDFELHTVGKVKVNTLEFIPRILHFIADLCEKKLET; this comes from the exons ATGAGCCGACGAAAAAGCAGTATTTTATTGCCCTTCAACCTCAATGCAACTAAAACTGTTAATCAAACGGACGAAAATGCCACTGCTTTACGAACCACAATCAAGACGCCACAATTTAAGACGCCTGCAAATCGGCGGCGGCGGACTGTGGTTGAGATTGTGGAACCAGAGTTGGATGAAAATGACCTTGAAGAATTTGAAG atttgaAGCGGAAAATGTGGAGTGTCTATCGTGTGTCTGACTTGAATAGCTTTGACCATACAAAACCAACCACTTTTCCCCGATATGGACGTATTTTATCAAGATACCTGGTCAGCTCTTTCAGCACTCAAGCAGTGACATTACAGGCAAAATTTGTACTTAAACCGGATATTCAAGGATTTGACCAAGAAGATCTACCAGTTCACATTAAAGTTGAAGATGTACAGCTATCACAGCCTAGACTTGTTTACGAAG GTCTCCTTTTATCAGCTCGTAAATCTGAAGAATCAAAAGCCGACGGTGTTGTTCATTTGCCGGTTCTTTTGGCAAGAGGCCCTCTAAGTGTTAGAGATAAAGTTCACCATTGCTTGTCTgccgttttttcttcctccataAACGAAGTTTCTTTTCCCACCGATGACATGCATTGGATGATTGCAGCTTGGTCAGGATTCATAAACGaatcaagaaataataaagaagtAAGCTTTATGTATGGCATTCCTTCAAGAACAGACACTATCCAATGTCAATACTCTGTAAATTTCATCAAGGACCTTTGGAGCTG CATCCATGATATGGACAACCGCGATGTAGAATTGAGCGAAGTAAAAAGATTCTACTCTTCGTTGATAAAACACACTGCAAACACTGTTGGTCTAAACTTGACTAACGCTCCTTTGATCATGTACAAAACTCCTGATTTTGAACTTCATACTGTTGGGAAA GTTAAAGTGAACACTCTCGAATTCATCCCTAGGATTTTACATTTCATTGCTGACTTATGTGAAAAAAAACTCGAAACATGA